The following proteins are encoded in a genomic region of Eriocheir sinensis breed Jianghai 21 chromosome 2, ASM2467909v1, whole genome shotgun sequence:
- the LOC127001819 gene encoding proteasome subunit beta type-7-like produces the protein MVEETETPQPGFQFSNFGRNEALVARGFQVPRCRKTGTTIAGIVFKDGVVLGADTRATEGDIVADKNCSKIHYLQPNMYCCGAGTAADLEMTTQMMASQLELHRLNTGRQVPVIAANAMLKQMLFRYQGHVGAALVLGGVDKFGSHIYSIHPHGSTDRLPYTTMGSGSLAAMSVFEARWKPDMMLDDAKQLVRDAIAGGVFNDLGSGSNIDLCVITKDGATMMRPYDVANVKGKRVGKYAYKRGVTEVLKTVTRPIEIVSETVKVVSEEKMDTA, from the exons GAATGAAGCTTTGGTAGCCAGAGGGTTTCAGGTCCCAAGGTGCCGCAAGACTGGCACCACCATTGCTGGGATAGTGTTCAAGGATGGCGTGGTCCTTGGGGCAGACACACGGGCCACTGAGGGGGACATTGTGGCAGATAAGAACTGCAGCAAAATTCACTATTTGCAGCCAAACATGTACTGCTGTGGAGCAG GCACTGCGGCCGACCTTGAGATGACGACGCAGATGATGGCGAGTCAGCTGGAGCTCCACCGCCTCAACACTGGCCGCCAGGTGCCCGTCATTGCCGCCAATGCAATGCTGAAGCAGATGCTATTCCGTTACCAG GGCCACGTCGGGGCTGCCCTGGTGCTGGGAGGTGTTGACAAATTTGGTTCTCACATTTACTCCATCCACCCTCACGGCTCCACTGACCGCCTGCCCTACACCACCATGGGCTCAGGTTCCTTGGCGGCCATGTCTGTCTTTGAGGCACGGTGGAAACCCGACATGATG CTGGATGATGCCAAGCAGCTGGTGCGGGATGCCATCGCCGGTGGTGTGTTCAACGACCTGGGTTCTGGCTCCAACATTGACCTGTGTGTCATCACCAAGGACGGTGCCACTATGATGCGTCCCTATGATGTCGCCaatgtgaagggaaagag GGTCGGCAAGTATGCATACAAGCGCGGGGTGACTGAGGTGCTCAAGACCGTCACGCGGCCTATCGAAATTGTCTCCGAGACTGTCAAGGTAGTGTCAGAGGAAAAGATGGACACCGCTTAA